Proteins co-encoded in one Bradyrhizobium sp. 170 genomic window:
- a CDS encoding ABC transporter ATP-binding protein, with product MASAAKRLEAVSGAVAPQIAFDGVTLVLGGKTIIENLSLGVRPGEFLCIVGASGCGKTTALRLAAGLYQPTSGRVNFDGQPMREPRREIAIVFQDYGKALLPWRTAAGNVSLALEAGGMPSAKRPARIEELLRTVGLPGHAGKYPSEMSGGMQQRLQIARCLAQDPKALLMDEPFGALDAMTRQGLQDEVLSLVAASGATVIFVTHDLDEAIYLGDRVIGLLPHPGRIGIELSVNLPRPRDQLSTREHPEFLRLRRQLFDFIKATEQ from the coding sequence ATGGCAAGCGCCGCAAAACGCCTCGAAGCCGTATCCGGCGCTGTTGCGCCACAGATTGCATTTGACGGGGTCACGCTCGTACTCGGCGGCAAGACCATCATCGAAAATCTGAGCCTTGGCGTGCGGCCCGGCGAATTCCTCTGCATCGTCGGCGCCTCCGGCTGCGGCAAGACCACGGCGCTGCGTCTGGCGGCAGGGCTCTACCAGCCGACCAGCGGAAGAGTGAATTTCGACGGCCAGCCGATGCGCGAGCCGCGCCGCGAGATCGCGATCGTGTTCCAGGACTATGGCAAGGCGCTGCTGCCGTGGCGCACCGCGGCCGGCAACGTCTCTCTGGCGCTGGAAGCGGGCGGCATGCCGTCGGCCAAGCGCCCTGCCCGCATCGAGGAATTGCTGCGCACCGTCGGCCTGCCCGGCCACGCCGGCAAGTATCCGTCCGAAATGTCCGGCGGCATGCAGCAACGCCTGCAGATCGCCCGCTGCCTGGCGCAGGACCCGAAAGCGCTGCTGATGGACGAGCCGTTCGGCGCGCTGGATGCGATGACGCGGCAGGGCTTGCAGGACGAGGTGCTGTCGCTGGTAGCGGCAAGCGGCGCTACCGTGATCTTCGTGACCCACGACCTCGATGAAGCCATCTATCTCGGCGACCGCGTCATCGGCCTGTTGCCGCATCCGGGCCGGATCGGCATCGAACTTTCGGTCAACCTGCCGCGGCCGCGCGATCAATTGTCGACCCGCGAGCATCCGGAATTCCTGCGGCTGCGGCGGCAATTGTTCGACTTCATCAAGGCGACCGAACAGTGA
- a CDS encoding FCD domain-containing protein, which produces MPASERQPNRPVTEAATLTERAAMLVEQDILAGHLAPGSRLGIVDLVQRYEIGATPLREGLSRLMSRGLIVGTGQRGFRVADISREDLLDITCMRTAIEVEAIRLAIVNGDDAWEAGIVSALHQMRRHIERTGDEFREGAEDFDRLHKGFHTALLAACGSRRLLAAHSDLYDQAYRYRRVMMRSVDSGKKFVRAHQLLADRIIGRDVQGSQAMLSAHLRSTMDFVYPSGSES; this is translated from the coding sequence ATGCCGGCCTCCGAGCGCCAACCGAACCGACCGGTGACCGAGGCCGCCACGCTGACCGAGCGCGCGGCCATGCTGGTCGAGCAGGACATCCTGGCCGGTCATCTGGCGCCGGGATCACGGCTCGGCATTGTCGACCTCGTGCAGCGCTACGAGATCGGCGCCACGCCGCTGCGCGAGGGCCTGTCAAGGCTGATGTCGCGCGGGCTGATCGTCGGCACCGGGCAGCGCGGCTTTCGCGTCGCCGATATCAGCCGCGAGGATTTGCTCGACATCACCTGCATGCGCACGGCGATCGAGGTCGAGGCCATCAGGCTTGCCATCGTCAATGGCGACGACGCCTGGGAAGCCGGCATCGTCAGCGCGCTGCACCAGATGCGCCGCCATATCGAGCGCACCGGTGATGAATTCCGTGAGGGTGCGGAGGATTTCGACCGGCTGCATAAGGGCTTTCATACCGCGTTGTTGGCCGCCTGCGGCTCAAGACGCCTGCTTGCGGCCCATTCCGATCTCTACGACCAGGCCTACCGCTATCGCCGCGTGATGATGCGCTCCGTCGACAGCGGCAAGAAATTCGTGCGCGCGCATCAATTACTGGCCGATCGGATCATCGGACGCGACGTTCAGGGGTCGCAGGCGATGCTATCGGCGCACCTGCGCTCGACCATGGACTTCGTCTATCCCTCAGGCAGCGAGAGCTGA
- a CDS encoding ABC transporter substrate-binding protein translates to MKKALAALAVSVALTGTAFAQAKIQVGCTATSDCASAMVAIDEGIFKKHGLEVEMTPIGINSNIPAAILSNSIQIGGPTSTVFLQAADGGLDLVAIAGATVMSPVSNGNITAFVRNGITIKEPKDFVGKKVGAPGLNAFLHVLFVKWLVEKGVDPKSVNFVEVTFPTMADIIKSGGVDAVLTAEPFVTRMTDAGLGSVGARYAVELARTDPIIFYAASREWAEKNAAAIKKFRDALAESAEIVNNDREKASNSIAKFTKQPIELVKATPPNRSEPALKPEQLAWWIEVMSTQKMLQSKLDTSKLVLK, encoded by the coding sequence GTGAAAAAGGCTCTTGCCGCCCTTGCGGTCAGCGTGGCGCTGACCGGCACCGCCTTTGCCCAGGCCAAGATCCAGGTTGGCTGCACCGCGACCTCGGACTGCGCCTCGGCGATGGTGGCGATCGACGAAGGCATTTTCAAAAAGCACGGGCTCGAGGTCGAGATGACGCCGATCGGCATCAATTCGAATATCCCGGCCGCGATCCTGTCGAACTCGATCCAGATCGGCGGACCGACCTCGACCGTGTTCCTGCAGGCGGCCGACGGCGGCCTCGATCTCGTCGCCATTGCCGGGGCGACCGTCATGAGCCCGGTGTCGAACGGCAACATCACCGCCTTTGTCCGCAACGGCATCACCATCAAGGAGCCGAAGGACTTTGTCGGCAAGAAAGTCGGCGCGCCCGGCCTGAACGCCTTCCTGCACGTGCTGTTCGTGAAATGGCTGGTGGAGAAAGGCGTCGATCCCAAGAGCGTCAATTTCGTCGAGGTCACCTTCCCGACCATGGCCGACATCATCAAGTCGGGCGGCGTCGATGCCGTACTGACAGCTGAGCCGTTCGTGACCCGCATGACCGATGCCGGACTGGGCTCGGTCGGCGCGCGCTATGCGGTCGAACTGGCGCGTACCGACCCCATCATCTTCTACGCGGCGTCGCGCGAATGGGCGGAAAAGAACGCCGCGGCGATCAAGAAATTCCGCGATGCGCTCGCCGAATCCGCAGAGATCGTCAACAACGACCGCGAAAAGGCCTCGAACTCGATTGCCAAGTTCACCAAGCAGCCGATCGAGCTGGTCAAGGCGACGCCGCCGAACCGCTCCGAACCGGCGCTGAAGCCCGAACAACTCGCCTGGTGGATCGAGGTAATGTCGACGCAGAAGATGCTGCAATCCAAGCTCGACACGTCGAAGCTGGTCCTGAAGTAG
- a CDS encoding fumarylacetoacetate hydrolase family protein encodes MKLATFKSGGQEKIGIVHTGDTLLFDLAAAANRSGSASPAFASMLALIDAGGAALEQASKVFDKHGKDESLSIKTETAEILAPVPEPRQMRDGMSFPLHILQAPRGQLKLAARAKGDMAELARIEGEPLGELPEVYRKQPIYYITNRFSVRGTNTTVKWPRYSQVMDYELEFGIITKSKGANISAAKARDHIFGYTIFNDFSARDAQRIEMEGRLGPAKGKSFDGGNVMGPWIVTPDEIGDPYKLKMEARVNGERRSQGVSEGMLFSFEEIIAHVSKDETLMPGEFIGSGTVGNGCGLELGWYLEHGDSIELEVEKIGTLKNRVERQ; translated from the coding sequence GTGAAACTCGCGACATTCAAATCCGGCGGACAGGAAAAGATCGGAATCGTGCATACGGGCGATACGCTTCTGTTCGATCTCGCAGCCGCCGCCAACCGAAGCGGAAGCGCCAGTCCCGCCTTCGCATCGATGCTGGCATTGATCGATGCCGGAGGCGCCGCACTCGAGCAGGCTTCAAAGGTGTTCGACAAGCACGGCAAGGACGAGAGCTTGTCCATAAAGACCGAGACGGCCGAAATTCTCGCGCCGGTCCCGGAGCCGCGGCAGATGCGGGACGGCATGTCGTTCCCGCTGCACATCCTGCAGGCCCCGCGCGGGCAGCTCAAGCTTGCCGCGCGCGCCAAGGGCGACATGGCGGAGCTGGCGCGGATCGAGGGCGAACCGCTCGGCGAATTGCCGGAGGTCTACCGCAAGCAACCGATCTACTACATCACCAACCGCTTCAGCGTGCGCGGCACCAACACGACGGTGAAGTGGCCGCGCTACAGCCAGGTGATGGATTACGAACTGGAATTCGGCATCATCACCAAAAGCAAGGGCGCCAACATCTCCGCCGCCAAGGCCCGGGATCACATCTTCGGCTATACGATCTTCAACGATTTTTCCGCGCGCGATGCCCAGCGCATTGAAATGGAAGGGCGGCTGGGGCCGGCGAAAGGCAAGAGTTTTGACGGCGGCAACGTGATGGGGCCGTGGATCGTCACCCCGGACGAGATCGGCGATCCCTACAAATTGAAGATGGAAGCGCGCGTCAACGGCGAGAGGCGCTCGCAAGGGGTAAGCGAGGGCATGCTATTCTCGTTCGAGGAGATCATCGCTCATGTCAGCAAGGACGAAACCCTGATGCCCGGCGAATTCATCGGATCCGGTACCGTCGGCAATGGCTGCGGCCTCGAGCTCGGCTGGTATCTCGAGCACGGCGACAGCATCGAACTCGAAGTCGAAAAGATCGGCACGTTGAAGAACCGGGTCGAGCGGCAATAG